A region of the Streptomyces sp. NBC_00442 genome:
GGCGGCGACCTGACGCAGGTCCTCAAGGGCCTCGCCCCGGTTGCGGAAGCGTCCGGCGAGCCGCTCGGACATGGGCAGCCACGCGCTGACGAGGTCTTGGCGCAGGGCGTCCCGTTCCGGCCCCGCGGGCAGCGCCGCGAGCCGTTCGAAGGCGGCGACCGTCTTCGGTGCGTCGTCGTGCGGGTGCTTGTGCTTCGCCGTGGTGTTGGTACGCATCTGCGATCCCAGCTCCCTGAAAGCGGTGCGGCGGATGGTTGTCACCGGGGAGCCTTCTTCGGCCGGGCACACGGGCACGCCCCGAGCGGTCCACCGCTCCCTCGGACGTGCCTCCGGTCCGAAGCACGTGCTGCGCCTGCCCTCGGTTCGCGAGGCCAAACGGGGATTGTGCCGAAGCGGCGAAGATTGTGTCGAAGCCCTCGAGGAGCGGGTTTCCCCCGCTGCACACCCGGTACCCGGCGTATCCGGGCGACCGGGCGACCGATGGGCTGATCAACAGGAACGGGGCGCCGAACTCATGGCACGTTTCGTCAGGGAAGTGATGACGCCGGGCGTCGCCGCCGTGCGGCCCGACGCGTCGCTTCAGGAGGCGGCGCAGCTGATGCGGGCCCAGGACATCCGCGATGTGCTGGTCACGAGGGCGGGCCGGATCATCGGCGTGCTGACGGACCGGGACATCACCGTGCGGGCGGTCGCCGAGGGAGCCGATCCTCTGATCGTGAGCGCGCAGTCCGTCTGTACGCGGCCGCCGGTGTGCGTGGGCCCGGACGACGAGGTGGCGACGGCCCTGTCGTTGATGCGCCGGTACGCGGTGCGGCGGCTTCCGGTGGTGGCCCAGGGGCGCCCTCTCGGCATGGTCAGCCTCGCTGACGCGGCCGCTCACCTGGACGCGAGCCCGCGACCACCGACGTAGACCGTCCCACGCCCACGCCCTCGCCCCTCGCCCGCGACCGCGACCGGGTACCCGCGTGCCTTTCGGGTACCCGCCTGCCATGACGTACTCGAACTGGCACAAGCGACTCGGCGCCCGGGACCGGGCGCTCTTCGACTTCGCCGCCACCAGTCACTGGCCGGCCGCCGAGGCCGTGCTCCCGCGGCTGAGCCGGGCCGCCAACCACGGTGTGCTCTGGTTCACGGCCGCTGCCGCGCTGAGCGCGACCCGCTCGCCGCGCGCCCGCCGAGCGGCCGCGCGGGGCGTCGCCTCGCTGGCGCTGGCCTCGCTGACGGTCAATACCGTCGCGAAGCACGCGGTGCGCCGCGACCGCCCCCTGCTCGACGCGGTGCCGCTGGTACGCCAGTTGAAGCGCCACCCGATCACGACGTCGTTCCCGTCCGGGCACTCCGCGTCGGCCGGCGCCTTCGTGACGGGCGTCGCCCTGGAATCGCCGGCCCTGGGTGCCCTCCTGGCCCCGGTCGGCATTTCGGTGGCGGCTTCCCGCGTCTACACCGGGGTGCACTATCCGGGCGACGTACTGGCGGGCGCGGCTCTGGGCGTGGGCGCGGCCTTCGCGGTGCGCGGGCTCGTCCGGAAGACCCAGCGCGGTGCGGACCCGTCCTGGGGATGTGACGCGGCGACGGAACCGGCGACCGGCCGGCGGCGCCCCCGGCACGACGCGCTGACCGCCCGCCGCCCGGCGGCTCGCCGCTGAGCCGGATCGCCGGCTCGCGGGAAGGGGTAGCGGTTCGGGGCCGGAGCGACACGTCGCTCCGGCCCCGAACCGCTACCCCTTACGGCGCGCGTTCAGGAACCGTCCCTCGGGAGGAGGGGGCCGAGCGGCCCGAGGTCGATGTTGAGGTCCTCCGGGCGCAGCCCGAACTTCGACCTCAGCTCCCCCATCCTGTCCTCCAGGAGCATGAGCGTGAGGCCGATCCGCTCCTCCTGGTCCTCGGTGAGCGCCCCGGTCTCGACGCGGCGCAGCGCCTGGCGCTCCATGAGCTGCCGCAGCAGTTCGATGACGGTCAGGACCAGCCGCGCGAGGTCGCGCTCCACGGTGTCGGGGTCGAGGTCGACCCGGCGCCGCTTGCCGGCCTCGTCCGCGGTCGCGCCGGCGTCCTGCGTGGTCCGGTCGGCGTCGTCCGCGGTCCGGCCTGCCTCGCCCGCCGCCTCCATGGCCTCGAAGATGTCCGCGTTGATGATGTCGTCCATTGCGTCCATTACAGGCGCTCCTCGAAATCCTCGAAGGGGGAGGGGACTTCGGAGCTGACCGAGCTCACCAGCGCGTTGAGGTCGATGCGTACGAGGTCCACGTCGGCGATCCGCAGCGTCAGATCGCCCGTGATGACGACGCCGCCAGCGAGCAGCCGGTCGAGCAGGTCGACGAGGGCGACCTCACGTTGCGCGAGGGCTTCTCCGCTGTCCCTCACGAGTCCTCCTGGCCTTCGCCGCTGTTCCTCACAGGTCCTCCTGGGACTCGTCCGGTCCGCCGGCGAAGGAGTACGGCGCCCAGGGGCCGGTCAGCTCCACGCGTACGCCGTCGTCCGCGGGGGTGTGCTCG
Encoded here:
- a CDS encoding gas vesicle protein K; this translates as MDAMDDIINADIFEAMEAAGEAGRTADDADRTTQDAGATADEAGKRRRVDLDPDTVERDLARLVLTVIELLRQLMERQALRRVETGALTEDQEERIGLTLMLLEDRMGELRSKFGLRPEDLNIDLGPLGPLLPRDGS
- a CDS encoding gas vesicle protein, which produces MRDSGEALAQREVALVDLLDRLLAGGVVITGDLTLRIADVDLVRIDLNALVSSVSSEVPSPFEDFEERL
- a CDS encoding CBS domain-containing protein, with the protein product MARFVREVMTPGVAAVRPDASLQEAAQLMRAQDIRDVLVTRAGRIIGVLTDRDITVRAVAEGADPLIVSAQSVCTRPPVCVGPDDEVATALSLMRRYAVRRLPVVAQGRPLGMVSLADAAAHLDASPRPPT